In Trichocoleus desertorum ATA4-8-CV12, a single window of DNA contains:
- the glnA gene encoding type I glutamate--ammonia ligase: MPTAQDILNLIKEKQIKMIDLKFIDMPGTWQHLTVFHDQIDESSFTEGVPFDGSSIRGWKAINESDMTMVLDPNTAWFDPFMAEPTLSIICSIQEPRTGEPYSRCPRTIAQKAVDYLASTGLGDTAFLGPEAEFFIFDDVRFDQTENEGYYHVDSVEGRWNSGRKEEGGNLGYKPRYKEGYFPVAPTDTLQDIRTEMLLVMAECGVPIEKHHHEVATGGQCELGFRFDTLVRAADHLMTYKYVIKNVAKRHGKTVTFMPKPLFNDNGSGMHTHQSIWKDGQPLFWGDGYANLSQMALHYIGGILKHAPALLALTNPTTNSYKRLVPGFEAPVNLAYSQGNRSASIRIPLTGSNPKAKRLEFRCPDATANPYLAFAAMLCAGIDGIKNQIDPGEPLDVDIYDLSPEELSKIPSTPGSLLDALKALEEDHEFLTAGGVFTEDFINTWIEYKLDNEVNPMRLRPHPYEFALYYDV; the protein is encoded by the coding sequence ATGCCGACTGCACAAGACATCTTGAATCTGATCAAAGAAAAGCAGATCAAGATGATTGATCTCAAATTCATTGATATGCCAGGAACCTGGCAACACCTCACAGTCTTCCACGACCAAATCGACGAGAGCAGCTTCACCGAAGGTGTTCCTTTCGACGGTTCCAGCATCCGGGGTTGGAAAGCGATCAATGAATCAGACATGACAATGGTGCTCGATCCCAACACTGCTTGGTTCGATCCCTTCATGGCTGAACCGACTCTCAGCATTATTTGCAGCATCCAAGAGCCCAGAACTGGTGAGCCTTACAGCCGCTGCCCTCGCACCATTGCTCAAAAAGCAGTGGATTACCTCGCCTCCACTGGCCTAGGTGATACGGCATTCTTAGGCCCTGAAGCAGAATTCTTCATCTTCGACGACGTGCGGTTCGACCAAACCGAAAACGAAGGCTACTACCACGTTGATTCTGTAGAAGGTCGCTGGAACTCTGGCCGCAAAGAAGAAGGTGGCAACTTAGGCTATAAGCCTCGCTACAAAGAAGGTTACTTCCCTGTTGCTCCCACCGACACGCTGCAAGACATCCGGACCGAGATGCTATTGGTAATGGCTGAGTGCGGCGTTCCCATTGAGAAGCATCACCATGAAGTTGCCACGGGCGGTCAGTGCGAACTCGGCTTCCGCTTTGACACTTTGGTTCGTGCGGCAGACCACTTGATGACTTACAAGTATGTGATCAAGAACGTCGCTAAGCGTCACGGCAAAACCGTTACTTTCATGCCCAAGCCTTTGTTTAACGACAACGGTTCTGGTATGCACACCCACCAATCCATTTGGAAAGACGGACAACCGCTGTTCTGGGGTGATGGCTACGCCAACCTGAGCCAAATGGCTCTCCACTACATCGGCGGCATCCTCAAGCACGCTCCTGCTCTACTGGCGCTCACCAACCCCACTACCAACTCCTACAAGCGCTTGGTGCCTGGATTTGAAGCTCCTGTAAACTTGGCTTACTCTCAAGGCAACCGCTCTGCTTCCATCCGGATTCCGCTGACTGGCAGTAACCCCAAAGCCAAGCGTTTAGAGTTCCGTTGTCCTGATGCGACTGCCAACCCCTACCTAGCGTTTGCAGCGATGCTCTGTGCGGGTATCGATGGCATCAAAAATCAAATTGATCCAGGCGAGCCCTTGGATGTGGATATCTATGACCTCAGCCCTGAAGAGCTGTCGAAAATTCCTTCTACTCCCGGTTCTTTGCTGGATGCGCTGAAGGCTCTGGAAGAAGACCACGAGTTCCTGACTGCGGGTGGCGTCTTTACCGAAGACTTCATCAACACATGGATTGAGTACAAGCTCGACAACGAGGTGAACCCCATGCGGTTACGTCCTCACCCCTACGAGTTTGCGCTCTACTACGATGTCTAA
- a CDS encoding ferritin-like domain-containing protein, with protein sequence MTVAYPRKLLNTLGAREILSQVVRDRELHLVTLNRYRYSEQRSCKDLTDLIEQLDGQPPELIRDLSRHISDEARHAMWLTDLLVDLGANVGLPPGSSYIQEFERLLDSEAVNLGHDRDEFLISVLAAINVTEKRGCEYFSAHIHALKKAPQTEENIKVRETIERILPEEAGHVRWGNRWLAELARKSPEHAQKVDLAKRKYAAVEQAAFESGMDITLGAEIRRVEKLVAIADTMPLWQRPQYLMERLPQTLLAPDLQQTRIDVVQRAWKRDPQAFLEKFVPMFISGISKSTSSKPESSKATA encoded by the coding sequence ATGACTGTTGCTTATCCTCGCAAGCTGCTCAACACACTGGGCGCCCGCGAGATTTTGAGCCAAGTAGTCCGCGATCGCGAGCTACATTTAGTCACCCTCAACCGCTACCGCTATAGTGAGCAGCGCAGTTGCAAAGACTTAACCGATTTAATTGAACAGTTGGATGGGCAACCTCCGGAGCTAATCCGCGATCTTTCCCGGCATATTTCTGATGAAGCTCGGCATGCCATGTGGCTAACGGATCTGTTAGTGGATTTGGGTGCAAATGTTGGTTTGCCACCGGGTTCTTCTTATATTCAAGAGTTTGAGCGCTTACTCGATAGCGAGGCTGTGAATCTAGGACACGATCGCGATGAATTCTTGATTTCAGTCCTAGCAGCCATTAATGTCACTGAGAAGCGGGGTTGCGAGTATTTTTCAGCTCATATTCATGCTTTGAAAAAAGCGCCCCAAACCGAGGAAAATATCAAAGTTCGGGAAACAATTGAGCGGATTTTGCCCGAAGAAGCGGGACATGTACGCTGGGGCAACCGTTGGCTGGCAGAACTGGCTCGCAAGAGTCCAGAACATGCCCAGAAGGTAGACCTAGCCAAGCGTAAGTATGCCGCTGTAGAGCAAGCTGCCTTTGAGTCAGGCATGGACATTACGCTGGGGGCTGAGATTCGCCGGGTCGAGAAACTCGTAGCGATCGCCGATACCATGCCCCTGTGGCAACGCCCTCAGTACTTGATGGAACGGCTGCCGCAAACTCTACTCGCACCCGACTTACAACAAACTCGAATTGACGTGGTGCAGCGAGCCTGGAAGCGCGACCCCCAAGCCTTCTTGGAAAAGTTTGTCCCCATGTTTATTAGCGGCATCAGCAAATCGACTAGCAGCAAGCCGGAAAGCTCCAAAGCCACTGCCTAG